The Hymenobacter sp. DG01 sequence AAACCCACCACGGCCCGCCCCCGGGCCCGCGTGATGCGCATGCCGGTGACCAAGCGCATCTTCGATATTGTTTTCTCCTCCCTGATTCTGCTGGCCCTGCTACCCCTGTTTCTGGTGGTAGCCCTGCTAATTAAGCTCGAATCGAAGGGGCCGGTGCTGTACTACTCCTACCGTGTGGGTACAGGCTACCGTAAGTTCCGCTTCTGGAAGTTCCGCTCTATGCGCCCCGACGCGGATCAGCTGCTGGCTTCCATGAAAAACCAGAACCAGTACCAGGCCGCCGCGGCCGAAGAAGCCACGGTAGAGCCCGGCGTATGCGCCTGCGGCCACGAAGGCGGCACCTGCCAGAGCCACCTGATTGACCGGCACGGCAACCTGATTTGCGAAAAGCACTACTACCAGGCCAAGAAAGCCCGGGAAGAGGCCACCTTCATCAAGATTGCCAACGACCCACGCATTACCCGCATCGGGATGTTTCTGCGCAACACCAGCATTGATGAGCTGCCCCAGCTTTTCAACGTGCTTCGCGGCGATATGTCGCTGGTGGGCAACCGCCCCCTACCCCTCTACGAGGCCGAAAAGCTCACTACCGATCAGTTTGCCACCCGCTTTCTGGCCCCGGCCGGCATCACGGGCCTGTGGCAGGTAAGCAAGCGCGGTAAAGGCGGCGACATGTCGGCAGAGGAGCGCAAGGCCCTGGATGTGGAGTACGCCACCAACTACTCGTTCCGCAAGGACCTGCAGATTCTGCTGAAAACCTTCCCGGCTTTGCTGCAAAAGGAAAACGTCTGATGAAAATTGCTTTCTACTCACTTGTGCTTGCCCTGGCGGCCGCGCCCCTGCTCGGCCGGGGGCAGCAGGTAGCCGGGCCACCGCCCCCGCCTACCCTGCCCTGGGAGGAGCGGTTTTTTAAGGCCCCCGAAGCGGTGCTGCCCATTCTGTACCAGGCCGCCATCAGCCACTCGGCGGGTCTGGAAAAGCTGGAGCTGGCCAAGCAGGTAGCCAACGAGGACATCCGGCTGGCCCGCAAGAAAATCCTGAACTCGTTTTCATTGGGTTCCAGCTACAACTACGGCACGCTGCCCTACTTTGCCACCAACGGCTCTACGGAGCGGGTGCAGCAGTTGAATGCCTTTTCGCTGGGAGCCCGGGCGCAGTATAATGTGGGCCTGAACGTGATGGTGCCCCTGGAGCAGCTCTCTAGCCGCCGGGCCACTATTCATAAGCAGGAGCTGCTGTTGCAGCAGGCTACGGCCGAGCGGTCTGTAGGCGAAGCCGAAGTGCGCCGCCAAGTAATTCTGCTGTATCAGGAGCTGGGCCTGGCCCGCGCCAACCTGCAGCACTACCAGAACGCGGTGCAGACCTCCGGCATCAGCAAGAAGCTGGCCGACAGCAAATTCCGCAGCGGTGAAATGCCCGTGGACGAGCAGATGGCCGCTACCGAGCTGCACAATAAGGCCCTGCTGGCCCAGGAAGAAGCCCGCAACAAGTACCAGACGGCGCTGCTGCTGCTGGAAGACCTGCTGGGTACGCCCCTCCACCTTTTAATGAACGGCCGATGACCCTGAAAGACCTTTACCGGCTGCTGCGCCGCCACTGGCTGCTGCTGGCGCTGGTGCCGCTGGCTACCTGCGCCTCTATTTACTTTTTCGGCCGTAACCGCGACAAAAAGTACACTTCCGATACGGTTATCTACACGGGCATAGCCTCGGGCTACAAGATTGACGGCGACAACAACGCGGCCGGCGGGGGCTGGAACGCGGCTTCCACGGCCTTCGATAACCTGCTCTCGCTGATTAACTCCCGCGAAACGCGCGAGGAAGTGGGCCTGCGTCTGCTGGCCCTGCACCTGCAGGAGCGCAAGGCCAGCGGGGCGGCCACCGCCAAAGCCCAGCAAGCATCGACTGCTCCCAGTGGCCTGATGGCTTCCGTGCAGCGGGTACTGATGCCCTCCAAGATTGCCGCCGCCGATGAGCACCTGCTCGATTCGCTGGCCACGACCCTGGGCGGGGCTACCGCCGCCGAAACGCTGGCCAACCTCACGGCCGCCTACAAGGTCAACAATACCAACGCCATTTACCGGCTGCTCTATTCCAAGCACCCCTACTACTCGGAGGCAGCTATGTGGAATATTGCCGCCAACCGCGTCAAGGACAGCGACCTGCTTCGGATTGAGTACACCTGCAGAAATCCGCAGGTGTGCCGCGAAACTCTGGACATTCTGACCCAGGTGTTTATCCGCAAGCACAAGGAGCTGTTCGTGGGCCAGAACGCCAACGTCATCGGCTACTTCGACGAGGCTACCCAGAAGGCCTACGCCAAGCTGCAGGCCGCGGAGCGCAAGCTGCTGGCCTTCCACCAGACCCACAACATTGTGGATTACGACAAGCAGATTATTTCCTCCACAGAGGAGCGCCAGCTTACCGCCGACAAGCTCAACGAGCTGGAAATGCAGTACGCCGGGGCCAGCTCGGCCCTGAAATCGACGCAGGCCTCCCTGGGCCGGCGGGGCGTATCGAATTTGAAAAGCCAGGAGATACTGCGCCTGAGCAACCGCCTGGCCGAGCTAAACGAGCAGATTTCGGAAGCTGAACTGCTGACCAAAAGTGCCAACACGCCCGAGGGTGCGGCCCGCGTGGCCAACCTGCGCCAGCAGGCGGCCAGCGTCAGCAGCAGCCTGGATGCCGCTACCACCAGCTACGACGCCGACTCTCGCTCGGTGCAGGGGGTAGCCGTGAAGGACCTGCTCCAGGACTACAGCAAAAACGCCCTGCAGGTGGAAGACCTGCGCGGGCAGCTCAGCTCCATGCGTCAGCAGAAAAACAGCGTTGCCAGCCAGTACAACAGCCTGGTGCCGCTGGGCGCCGAAATTCGCAAAATCCGCCGCGAGGTGGAAATAGCCGAGAAGGAATACATGTCGCAGGTAGAAGGCCTGAAGCAAAGCAAACTCTCCCAGCAAAACGTGGAGCTGGCCTCGCAGCTGAAGGTGGTGGACCCGCCTAACCTGCCGGCCACGGCTGGCGGTACCCGCCTGCTGGTGCTGCTGCTGGGCGGCCTGATCGGGTCGTTTCTGTTCACGGGGGCCGGCCTGGTGGCCGCTGATTTGCTGAACAACTCCCTGCAGAAACCAGCCCTGGCTACCAAGGTGACCAGCTTCCCGGTGATGGGCATCATCCCGAGCACCACCAACCTGAACCAGAAGCAGCTGCTGGACGCCCAACGGGCCGAAGACCAGCTGGCGCGGCAGCTGCTGCTGAAAATGCACCAGAAGGACGATTCCGGCAAGCCCTTCATGATTGGGGTACTGAGCAGCCAGAGCGGTGAGGGCAAAACCACCCTGAGCACCTCCCTGACGGCCAGCCTCAACAACATGAAGATCAAAACCCTGGGCCTGTTCCCGAACGACCACGCGGTGCACGTCTGGATGGAAGGGCACACGGCCTACTACTCGCCTCTGCAGGGCCTCTCGCAGGGCGTAACGGTAGCCGACCTGGCCGGTATCCGCGCCTACAACAACGCCGTGATTATTGTGGAGTTTCCGGCCTTGCTGGAAGCTACCTACCCCGCCTCCCTGCTCCAAAGCCTCGACCTGATTCTGGTAGCCGTGAAGGCCACCCGCAGCTGGGAGCAGGCCGACAGAAAGATCTTCGAGAACATCCGGAACGTGACCAAGGCCCCCATTGAGGTGGTGCTGAACGGGGTGCTGCCCGAGTACGTGACGGACTTCATTGGGGCCCGCGTGAAATCCGGCAATGGCAAGAAAGCCGGCCTACCCCCGCGTCCGCTCCAAGGCCTGCTCAACCCCTGAGCAATCAGCTCCGGGTCCTTGCCACGTGGCTTGCGAAAGTCCGGGCTACAGTCCCCGCCGGCAGCTCCCTCAGCCTTCTTCAGCTCCTCTTCCTACCCCCTCATTCTTAATCCAACTACCCCTTACCCGTTACCATGAGCCAATTTGCCCCAGTCCCTACCCTGAAAACCCGCGGGATGCAGATTCTGCTGGCGGTGCTGGCGGCTGTGGTAGTGGGCTGGGGCACGGCCCAGGCAGGGCTGCTGGTGCCGGCCCTGCTCATTGTGCTGGCTGTGGTGGTGCCGTTTGTCATCATCCTGTTCACAACCCCGCGGGTAGGCATCATCGCCCTGCTCTGCTACTGCTTCCTGTTCTTCATTATCGATCGGGAAGTGGGAGGGGCGCCGTTTGGGCTGGCCATCGACGGGCTGCTGGTTACTACGGCCGTGGCGGTGCTGGTGCAGCACCGGCGCTTCAACTGGAACTACCTCCGCAACGACCTGATGCTGCTGACGCTGTTCTGGTTTGGGGTCAACATTCTGGAGCTGGGCAACCCCTCGGGGGCCAGTGTGATGGGGTGGGTGCAGGAGTTCCGAAGCGCCTCGTTCTACTGGCTGCTCACGGTGCCGCTGGCCCTGCTGCTATTCAACCAGAAAAAAGACCTGAACCTGTTTCTGGTTTTGCTGATCGGGCTGTCGTTGCTGGGCACACTCAATGGGCTCAAGCAGCTCTACATCGGCCTCTCGCCGGGCGAGCAACACTTCCTGGACGTGGGCAACTCCAAAACCCACCTGCTCTGGGGTAAGCTCCGCGTGTTTTCCTTTTACAGCGACGCCGGCCAGTTCGGGGCTTCTCAGGCCCATATTGCCCTGATAGCCCTGATTCTGGGGTTCGGGCCGTTTAAGAAGTGGCAGAAAACGCTGCTGCTGCTGGCGGCCGGCCTGCTAATTACGGGCA is a genomic window containing:
- a CDS encoding sugar transferase; protein product: MNATAPNLYPSSSAPQPLLPNGWQLTHRPLRKPTTARPRARVMRMPVTKRIFDIVFSSLILLALLPLFLVVALLIKLESKGPVLYYSYRVGTGYRKFRFWKFRSMRPDADQLLASMKNQNQYQAAAAEEATVEPGVCACGHEGGTCQSHLIDRHGNLICEKHYYQAKKAREEATFIKIANDPRITRIGMFLRNTSIDELPQLFNVLRGDMSLVGNRPLPLYEAEKLTTDQFATRFLAPAGITGLWQVSKRGKGGDMSAEERKALDVEYATNYSFRKDLQILLKTFPALLQKENV
- a CDS encoding TolC family protein, with the translated sequence MKIAFYSLVLALAAAPLLGRGQQVAGPPPPPTLPWEERFFKAPEAVLPILYQAAISHSAGLEKLELAKQVANEDIRLARKKILNSFSLGSSYNYGTLPYFATNGSTERVQQLNAFSLGARAQYNVGLNVMVPLEQLSSRRATIHKQELLLQQATAERSVGEAEVRRQVILLYQELGLARANLQHYQNAVQTSGISKKLADSKFRSGEMPVDEQMAATELHNKALLAQEEARNKYQTALLLLEDLLGTPLHLLMNGR
- a CDS encoding O-antigen ligase; translated protein: MSQFAPVPTLKTRGMQILLAVLAAVVVGWGTAQAGLLVPALLIVLAVVVPFVIILFTTPRVGIIALLCYCFLFFIIDREVGGAPFGLAIDGLLVTTAVAVLVQHRRFNWNYLRNDLMLLTLFWFGVNILELGNPSGASVMGWVQEFRSASFYWLLTVPLALLLFNQKKDLNLFLVLLIGLSLLGTLNGLKQLYIGLSPGEQHFLDVGNSKTHLLWGKLRVFSFYSDAGQFGASQAHIALIALILGFGPFKKWQKTLLLLAAGLLITGMFISGTRGALFALLVGIGVALLISKNIKALVVGSVLALSALYVLKYTKIGDSNYNVYRMRTALDPQDASLNVRLNNQLVLRNYLDSHPFGGGVGTIGTWGIKYNPGSYLSTIPPDSYWVKVWVMYGIVGFIIWFGIMLYIVGKGCGIVWNIRDPKLRVKLNALTAGAAGILFCSYGNEVINFMPSAIIVYISWAFIFLGPKLDSDPKPLQP